The stretch of DNA aaaaaaaatgtcacaaaatTATAATCCTTTAAAAAAATACATCAACTTAATCTCGAGTGCTGCCATCACCAAAACTTCCTCTGCTGCCCTGCCCCCATCCTTTCTTGAACCCTCCATCAGCTGCTGCAGCCATTGGATGAGCACCTGTTCAGACAGACCTCGGTTGAAGAGACACAGCTTCCTTCTTCAGCATTTAAGGACAAGTctactgcatactagaagaagcctagctcgttccctctgcaaagccggtcttctagattattcccccagaaccacccgaaggttggtatccggaagaatagatccagatatccgaccatttgtacacttgacaaacgtcCTGTACTTGTtcaccaaggtacatagcatactggaacgcgccaggtttcttccctctgcaaagACTGTTGTCCTCGAGTTTATTATAAGTATCGTAATTCAAGCTGGATATTTAAACCTTGCATCCCTCAAGCTGGGCAGTCCTTCCAAGCCTCCTCCTTCTAGCTGGGCAGTCAATCAGTCAGGCCAAAgatccagaggggggggggggggggggaaagcatcATCTACTTTTGGAACTGGTGTCTTGAACTTGTCCTGAATAGGTTGAGCGCAATTATCtgaaggtttggtcctggcaaCACTCGGCTAAAtctccttttcctcacaaaataaactgaaattaaacttcgatgaaaaataatttcaatcaATTCAAAactcaacagaattttttttttattattattattttttttagatttttttttttttttagattttttatttttttttagattttttaattttttttagattttttttttttagattttttatttttttttagatttttttttttttttagattttttttatttttttttagatttttttttattttgggggggtTTTTGTTTGTCGTATTGTTTTTTTCCATCCCTTCGCTGATCCAAGTATTAATTTAGCGAAATTTCCTCAGAAGCCCATCGATATGAGtagctgctaattgaacctgctcgATGGTACCACTAATGGtgatgaaattaattttgttttgccATGGGAGCTTTATTAAGCTGAcgccactctgccgggtgatttccgTCACCGTCCTTCCGTCCAATCCATATATGACTCTGTGGAACTGCCTTGGGACGTCCAAGTCGACAGTCACGTGCCCCTCGACGTCATAGTCCCTTGTGGTGTAAACTCCAACCTTTGCACCTTGGAAGATGATATGGCTGCCAGATCCACCGCAGATTGTCGAGTTAAAGAACCCATCTGTACCTCTTCCTGTATGGGGTGAGGAAGAAACCCTTTTAtgattctcgggttccaggtcaaagacgataggtttgcgagcaggttttttctttgcaatcttctcttccttttgcttttcctccttttccttttggagtttCTGCTCTCCCCGGAGGCAGTTGACAGGGACAGCTCCTTTTGAGGCTAGTAGTCTGCCCAATACCTGACCCAAACCAGATATCCCTCCGTCAGGCTCGTTCTCCAACTCCTCCTTGTGTCCGTTGGCAAGCAGGTCCTCTGCCTTAACTACATTGTCTTCCCCTTTTTTATTGACAatgacatccatttggacatcttccttgtgttcatccatcttaacatccatttggacatcttccttatGTCCATCCATCTTAACATCAATTTGGACATCTTCCTTATGtccatccatcttaacatccatttggacatcttccttgtgtccatccatcttaacatccatttggacatcttccttgtgtccatccatcttaacatccatctcGGTCGAGATTTTTAAACCTGATCTTCTAAGTTTCACTTTCCTTATTCCAGGtttgttttcatcttttttcttatctctctcttcaAGTTTCTCCTTGAGTAAAGAGGTGATTTCATTTGCGGCAAGCAGCTCGTCCTTCATACCAATATTTTCTTTGGTGATTTGGACGATCCTGTTCTCTGCCACTTCCTTACTAGAACTTAAATGGCCGATGCGTTCCTGGAGAGAATCTCTCTCCTTGGCTATGGAAGTCCTCGTCTCCTTTAGTTCGCCAATCTCTTCTAGAGCCTTAGACAACTCATCTTCCAGCCTATAGACTTCCTTCTTAACGTCTTTTAACGTCTTTACGAGGCAACTGTAATTTCCCTCATTTGTCAAGTTTTCCATCCTGGCCTCAGTCAGGCTAATTTCCAACCTCTCTTTCTCTGTTGCCATCTCTCTGATAATCTGCATTTGCTTTTCATTTGTCTCATTCAGTTCATCTATTTCtgcctcaaatacagattccaggCGATGAATAGAGGCCACCTTTTCACGATCAACTTCTTGTAGTTTCTCGCCGAATTCTAGGTGGTTTTGCtccatctcacataatttatttaaatgttcttTCTTGAGACATTCTAATTCATCCAAGAGGCATTTGTACCTTTCATTCCAGTTCATATCATTCATCCTTGCCTCAGTTAGGCTCTTTTCAAGTACATTTCTCTCCACTGAAATCTCCCCAATCACTTCGATCTTCTCATGAACTATCTTTTTTAGTTCTCTGTTGTCTTGGCGAGCTTTTTCCAATTGTTCTGTAAGTTCAATGATTATCTGGTCCTTCTCGGTCATCTCAGTTTGATATTCTCCAATGACAACTTTTTGATTGAAGAGTTCCTTTTTCAGATTTTCctttgttagttccaggtcgtcattaatgtttgtcaaattgtccatctcgattttcctatcgatttgaagagctccaatgacgttagagagacgttgattctctgctaacaactcttctttctctgctaagacTCTCGACTCTACTTCCTTTCTAGAGGTGATTTCCCTTTCCTTCTCGGtcaactcagtttgatattttcctaggACAACTTTTTGATTGAAGAGTTCCTTTTTCAGATTTTCctttgttagttccaggtcgtcattaatgtttgtcaaattgtcaatctcgattttcctatcgatttgaagagctccaatgacgttagagagacgttgattctctgctaacaactcttctttctctgctaagacTCTCGACTCTACTTCCTTTCTAGAGGTGATTTCCCTTTCCTTCTCGGTCAACTCAGTTTGATATTCTCCAATGACAACTTTTTGATTGAAGAGTTCCTTTTTCAGATTTTCctttgttagttccaggtcgtcattaatgtttgtcaaattgtccatctcgattttcctatcgatttgaagagctccaatgacgttagagagacgttgattctctgctaacaactcttctttctctgctaagacTCTCGACTCTACTTCCTTTCTAGAGGTGATTTCCCTTTCCTTCTCGGtcaactcagtttgatattttcctaggacaactttttgattgaagatttcctttttcagattttcctttgttagttccaggtcgtcattaatgtttgtcatattgtccatctcgattttcctatcgatttgaagagctccaatgacgttagagagacgttgattctctgctaacaactcttctttctct from Palaemon carinicauda isolate YSFRI2023 chromosome 5, ASM3689809v2, whole genome shotgun sequence encodes:
- the LOC137641279 gene encoding uncharacterized protein encodes the protein MNQRFSGIFSSLQQGRTNKMSQSTTGHLQVQKKVGGVVFMEPEEEGSLMYRMTSWLRTSKPLNSEGGMEEKVGGGPSEKTGPKREEEEESIQRRMEERIISLEREISSRKEVESRFIAEKEELLAENQRLSNENLKKEIFNQKVVLGKYQTELTEKEREITSRKEVESRVLAEKEELLAENQRLSNVIGALQIDRKIEMDNLTNINDDLELTKENLKKELFNQKVVIGEYQTELTEKEREITSRKEVESRVLAEKEELLAENQRLSNVIGALQIDRKIEIDNLTNINDDLELTKENLKKELFNQKVVLGKYQTELTEKEREITSRKEVESRVLAEKEELLAENQRLSNVIGALQIDRKIEMDNLTNINDDLELTKENLKKELFNQKVVIGEYQTEMTEKDQIIIELTEQLEKARQDNRELKKIVHEKIEVIGEISVERNVLEKSLTEARMNDMNWNERYKCLLDELECLKKEHLNKLCEMEQNHLEFGEKLQEVDREKVASIHRLESVFEAEIDELNETNEKQMQIIREMATEKERLEISLTEARMENLTNEGNYSCLVKTLKDVKKEVYRLEDELSKALEEIGELKETRTSIAKERDSLQERIGHLSSSKEVAENRIVQITKENIGMKDELLAANEITSLLKEKLEERDKKKDENKPGIRKVKLRRSGLKISTEMDVKMDGHKEDVQMDVKMDGHKEDVQMDVKMDGHKEDVQIDVKMDGHKEDVQMDVKMDEHKEDVQMDVIVNKKGEDNVVKAEDLLANGHKEELENEPDGGISGLGQVLGRLLASKGAVPVNCLRGEQKLQKEKEEKQKEEKIAKKKPARKPIVFDLEPENHKRVSSSPHTGRGTDGFFNSTICGGSGSHIIFQGAKVGVYTTRDYDVEGHVTVDLDVPRQFHRVIYGLDGRTVTEITRQSGVSLIKLPWQNKINFITISGTIEQVQLAATHIDGLLRKFR